From Thalassovita sp.:
TCAGGCTTGAACAGATCAAACCGGTGCCGCGCGCCCTCGCCATAGGTCAGGTCAAGTTCGGCCAACCCGGCCTCCATCATGCCTTCGCGAAACCCTGCAGCGGCTGCGGCCCAGCGGGGCGGGAATGCCTCAGCCCCTTCGATATAGGCGCCATTGGCATATGCGTCGTCCAGTTCCATCACGTCTTCCCTGTCGAATTTGATCACTTTTTCTGGACAATCCTAGCGCCAGATGCTCTGCCTGTGCCAGAGCTAATCAGCGCCATGAGAATTTCCGGGAGGGTACCACATGCTCGACAAAGCCACCGATCTGAAATCGCTTCTGAAGGACCCCAGCCTGCTGGCCACGCAGGCCTATATCGCAGGGGACTGGGTCGACAGTGACACGGGCGCAACCTACCCGGTGACCAACCCGGCCCGTGGCGATGTGATCGCCGAAGTGGCGGACCCCAGCCGCGCGCAGGTGGCCGAAGCCATTGCCAAGGCAGAGGTTGCTCAGAAAGAATGGGCCAGTTGGACCGGCAAGGAGCGCGCTACGGTGCTGCGCCGCTGGTTTGACCTGATGATGGAACATCAGGACGATCTGGGCACCATCCTGACCGCCGAACAAGGAAAACCGCTGGCTGAAGCAAAGGGTGAGATTGCCTATGGCGCCTCCTTCATTGAATTTTTCGCCGAAGAGGCGAAGCGGGTCTACGGCGAAACCATCCCCGGCCACCAGCGTGACAAGCGCATCATGGTGATGAAACAGCCGATCGGCGTTGCCGCATCGATCACGCCGTGGAACTTCCCCAACGCGATGATCACCCGCAAGGCAGGCCCTGCACTGGCCGCCGGCTGCGCCTTTGTTGCGCGCCCGTCTGAGCTGACCCCGCTGTCGGCGCTGGCACTGGGTGTGCTTGCGGACCGCGCCGGTCTGCCCAAGGGTATCCTGTCGATCCTGCCCACCACCGATGCCCCCGGCACCGGTCAGGAATTCTGTGAAAACCCGATTGTGCGCAAGCTGACCTTCACCGGCTCCACCAATGTGGGTCGCATCCTGATGCGTCAGGCCGCCGATCAGGTGATGAAATGTTCGATGGAACTGGGCGGCAACGCGCCCTTCATCGTCTTTGACGACGCCGATCTGGACGAAGCGGTGGCGGGTGCCATCATGTGCAAATTCCGCAACAACGGTCAGACCTGCGTCTGCGCCAACCGGATTTACGTGCAGGATGGTGTTTACGATGCCTTTGCCGCCAAACTGAAAGCAGCCGTTGAGAAAATGACCGTCGGCGACGGTCTGGAGGCTGGCACTGACTTCGGCCCGCTGATCAACGACAAGGCCATCGCCAAAGTGCAGGAACATATCGCAGACGCCACCGCCAAAGGCGCTGAGGTCATCCTGGGAGGCGGTGAGCCGCTGCAGGGCGCGGGCCACTTCCTGCCGCCGACCATCGTGACCGGTGCCACCAAAGACATGCAGTTTGCAACCGATGAGACCTTTGGCCCGTTGGCCCCGCTGTTCCGCTTCAACGACGAAGATGAGGTGATTGAACTGGCCAATGACACGATTTTTGGTCTGGCCAGCTACTTCTACGCCAAAGACCTGAGCCGCGTGTACAAGGTGGCCGAGGCGCTGGAATACGGCATCGTTGGCGTGAACACCGGTATCATCTCAACCGAACTGGCCCCGTTTGGTGGCGTCAAACAGTCCGGTCTGGGCCGCGAAGGCAGCCACCACGGCATGGAAGACTACATGGAAATGAAATACGTCTGCCTGTCGATCTAAACAGACGCATCCGTATGGAACAGAAACGGCCCCATCTTGGGGCCGTTTTTTTGTGGGTTTATGCCAGTGCCGCTGTGATCACCCGGCCCAGCCGGGCAATGCCTTCATCGATCTGCGCCTGATCCGGGCTGGAGAAGTTGAGGCGCAGCGTATTGCGCCCATCGTCATCGGGGTAGAACGCCCCACCGGGCACAAAGGCCACCTTTTCATCCCGCAGCGCCGCCGCCAGCAGATCGGCACCATCCATCCCCGCAGGCAGGGTCATCCAGACAAACATGCCGCCTTCAGGGTGGGTCCAGTCAACACCGTCTGGCATGTGGCGCGTCAAAGCCGCCAGCATCCGATCCCGCCGCGCCTTGTAATGGGCACAAAGCCGCTGGGTGTGGTCCTCAAACCCGTCCGCCGCGACATGGGCCACCGCCATCTGGTTCAGCGTTGCCGTGTGCAGATCACCTGCCTGTTTCAACAGCACCATCTGATCAATCACCGGCCGCGCCGCACAGACCCAGCCGATGCGCAGCCCGGGTGACAGGGTTTTGGAAAAAGACCCGCAGTAAATCGTGCGGCACTGATCCAGATCGCCCTTTTCCGCCAGTTCCAGCGCCAGGATCGGCGGGATATCTTCGCCCTCATAGCGCAGCGACTGATAGGCAGCATCTTCGATCACCGCGCAATCCAGCGCCTCAGCCTGGGCCAGAACCTTCTGCCGTTCCTCCAGCGACAGTGTGATGCCCGTGGGATTGGCGAAATCAGGCGACAGGTAGCTGAATTTCACCCGCCCCCCTGCGTCCTCCGCCTCGGCGCGCAACTCAGTCGCGGATCGATTGCCCATCGGATCCAGCCGATCAAAACGCGGCTCATAGGCGTTAAACGCCCCCAGCGCACCCAGATAGGTTGGCCAGCCGACCAAGGCGGTATCGCCGGGTGACAAGAACAGTTTCCCCAGATAATCCAGCGCCTGCTGCGAACCTGAGGTGATCAGGATATTGTCCGCCCCGCACGGCACCCCCAGTTGCGTCATCCGTTCCGCAATCCACTGCCGCAGGGGCGGATAGCCTTCTGAGGTGGAGTATTGCAGCGACAGGGCGTGCTGCCCGTCAGACAGCGCAACGGCCATCGCATCGCGGAATTTTTCGGCCGGGAAAAGTGCCGGATCAGGAATGCCCCCGGCAAAGGAAATCACATCCGGCTGATCCAGAAGTTTCAAAAGCTCACGGATTTCCGATGCTTTCATGCGCGAATTGCGGGTCGCAAAGAACGAATCGATCTTCATAAGGCTGCCTCCATGGGTTTGGACCCTGCGCGGCGACCTGAGGTAAGTCAATATAGCTGACATAAATCGTGATCAGTCTGAAATGCTTCATCAAACCGTCACCTGCCTGTCATCCGGCCCGTGCAAGGCCTGCCGCAGATATGACAAGGGAGAGCCCTATGACCTTTCGCACAATCTGCCTGACCTCCGCTATTTCCCTGACGGCGGCAGCGGCCAGCGCTGAACAGAACTTCAACCGCATCGCCTCTTTCGCGACGCCGCTGAACATGGCCGCAGGCGAAGACCGCAACCGCGAAACCTCGGCTGAAATCATTGCCGCCACCGCCGATGGCATGACGCTGGCCTACACTGACAGCCCTTTGGGCGTGCTGGGCCTGATCGACATCACCGACCCACGCAACCCACAGCCTCTGGGCAATATCGCGCTGGACGGTGAGCCGACCTCGGTCGCGATCATCGGTCAAACCGCCTATGTGGGCGTGAACACGTCAGAAAGCTACACCGCGCCGTCGGGCCACCTGTCGGTCATCGACCTGGCCAGCAAGGCGGAACTGACCCGCTGTGATCTGGGTGGTCAGCCAGACAGTGTGGCGGTCGCCAAAGACGGCAGCTTCGCCGCCATCGCCATCGAAAACGAACGGGATGAGGATCTGGGTGACGGCCGCACCGGCCAGCTGCCCGCCGGTTTCCTGTCGCTGGTGCAGATCAAAGATGGCACTGCCGATTGCGGCACCGTACAGGCGGTGGATCTGACCGGTCTGGCCGCAGTGGACGGCCACGATCCTGAGCCGGAGTTCGTCGACATCAACACCGCAGGTGAGGTTGTCGTATCGCTGCAGGAAAACAAC
This genomic window contains:
- a CDS encoding NAD-dependent succinate-semialdehyde dehydrogenase — protein: MLDKATDLKSLLKDPSLLATQAYIAGDWVDSDTGATYPVTNPARGDVIAEVADPSRAQVAEAIAKAEVAQKEWASWTGKERATVLRRWFDLMMEHQDDLGTILTAEQGKPLAEAKGEIAYGASFIEFFAEEAKRVYGETIPGHQRDKRIMVMKQPIGVAASITPWNFPNAMITRKAGPALAAGCAFVARPSELTPLSALALGVLADRAGLPKGILSILPTTDAPGTGQEFCENPIVRKLTFTGSTNVGRILMRQAADQVMKCSMELGGNAPFIVFDDADLDEAVAGAIMCKFRNNGQTCVCANRIYVQDGVYDAFAAKLKAAVEKMTVGDGLEAGTDFGPLINDKAIAKVQEHIADATAKGAEVILGGGEPLQGAGHFLPPTIVTGATKDMQFATDETFGPLAPLFRFNDEDEVIELANDTIFGLASYFYAKDLSRVYKVAEALEYGIVGVNTGIISTELAPFGGVKQSGLGREGSHHGMEDYMEMKYVCLSI
- a CDS encoding PLP-dependent aminotransferase family protein — protein: MKIDSFFATRNSRMKASEIRELLKLLDQPDVISFAGGIPDPALFPAEKFRDAMAVALSDGQHALSLQYSTSEGYPPLRQWIAERMTQLGVPCGADNILITSGSQQALDYLGKLFLSPGDTALVGWPTYLGALGAFNAYEPRFDRLDPMGNRSATELRAEAEDAGGRVKFSYLSPDFANPTGITLSLEERQKVLAQAEALDCAVIEDAAYQSLRYEGEDIPPILALELAEKGDLDQCRTIYCGSFSKTLSPGLRIGWVCAARPVIDQMVLLKQAGDLHTATLNQMAVAHVAADGFEDHTQRLCAHYKARRDRMLAALTRHMPDGVDWTHPEGGMFVWMTLPAGMDGADLLAAALRDEKVAFVPGGAFYPDDDGRNTLRLNFSSPDQAQIDEGIARLGRVITAALA